One genomic region from Spiroplasma endosymbiont of Polydrusus cervinus encodes:
- a CDS encoding MarR family winged helix-turn-helix transcriptional regulator, translating into MEKIRPENEECGGTLFRYLGFINKVFSQQIENELQKHGYHDFQISNIWLLILIERFPDYTLNELAQVVHQSRANITIISKKLVQKGYIVKKRPENNKKSIYLTLTDKWRKLKPLVFKLVNELDQSIMVTLSAARYQTLLTDLATIAELLKKEMPTSLK; encoded by the coding sequence TTGGAAAAGATACGACCAGAAAATGAAGAATGCGGTGGAACTCTTTTTCGTTACTTGGGTTTTATTAATAAAGTTTTTTCCCAACAAATTGAAAATGAATTGCAAAAGCACGGTTATCATGATTTTCAAATTTCAAACATTTGGCTATTAATTTTAATTGAACGCTTTCCAGATTATACGCTGAACGAATTAGCCCAAGTTGTTCATCAATCACGAGCTAATATTACTATTATTTCCAAAAAACTCGTTCAAAAGGGTTACATTGTAAAAAAACGTCCCGAAAATAATAAAAAAAGTATTTATTTAACTTTAACTGATAAATGACGAAAATTAAAACCGCTTGTTTTTAAATTAGTGAATGAGTTAGATCAGAGCATTATGGTGACTTTATCCGCAGCCCGCTATCAAACATTACTAACTGATTTAGCAACAATTGCTGAATTGTTAAAAAAAGAAATGCCGACCTCATTAAA